GACCTTGCTCGAATTtgcctctatccctcgttcggtgATGATGTACCCCAAGAATTGACCGCTCTTCGCACCAATCAGACACTTGCTCGGGTTTAGTTTCATCCCGTATGTCCTCAAGATTCAGCATGTTTCTTCTATATTTGTACATAGATCAACAACTCGGACTGACTTTATTAATATGTTGTCGACATATAACTCCAAGTTACaaccaatctgcttctgaaacATCTTGTTCATGAGCCTTTGGTAGGTGGTGCCAGTATTCTTTAGTTCAGATGACATAACGTTATACCAGAACATTCCATCAGCCGTGATAAAGCTAACTTTTTCTGATCTTTGgagagcgacacttgatgatagcaTAGAtacgcgtcgagcatgcagatcagctcacaGTCTGTCGTAGAGTCCACTATCTGGTCTATCCGAGGcagcggatagaaatccttcgggcacgccttATTCAAGTCGTAGAAGTCGATACACACACGCCATTTATTACccgacttggagactagcacGACATTAgtgagccagcttgggaactagACCTCCCAGATGTGTCCGACCTCCAATAATTTCTTTATTTTCACATGATAATCAGGTTTTACTCCACGTTGAGATCCCTTTTCTTCTGCTTTACGGGCTGGTCGTCCGGTCGGATATAAAGCTTATGCTGGGTGATGCTCAGCGGGATTCCGAGGAGCTCGTGGGTTGACTAGGCGAACACGTCATGATTCCGCATAAGGTAGGTGGACAGCTCTGCCTTTCTCTCACTCTCCAGATCGGCAGATATAAAGGTGGTCGCTCCCGACCGGCTTAGGCGAATCTTGACCTCCTCTCTTTCTTCATAGACCATCGTAGGGGGCTTCTCACTGATGGCGTTCACCTCCAAGCGTGGGTTTTTCCAAGCGGTCCTTGCTTATGATTTGATCATCTCAGCATAGCATAGTCGAGCAACCAATTGGTCACTtttgacttctcccaccttgtcgtTCACTGGGAATTTAATCTTCTGGCAGTAGGTGGACATTACCTCTCGGAACTTGTTGAGGTCCGATCGGCCTAATATAATGTTGTAGACCGGCGATGCGTCTACCACAATTaaatttgtggtccttgtcctctttaGGGGCTCCTCGCCGAGTGAGATAACCAACTTGATATGGCTGATCGACaatacttcattgcccgtgaaactGTAGAGTGGGGTCATCATCGATAGTAGTTTGCTCCGTTCGATTTATagctgatcgaatgccttcttatATATGATGTTCACCGATCTCCCTGTATCAACGAAAGTTCAATGAATTGTACAATTGACAATTACCGCTTGGATGATCAGTGTATCATCGTGAGGAATTTCCACTCTCTCTAAATCTTTAGGCACAAAACTGATTTCAGATCCTTCAGCTCTCTCCCTGCTGCAGCCAACGGTGTAAATCCCAAGTCACTGAGCATGCGACTTTCTTGCTCGGTTAGATTCCCCGCTGGTCGGCCCTCCGACGATCATCCCTATCTCTCCCTGAGCAGCGCTACTCCGGTTCTCTTCCTCGATCCCAAGACGAATGTCTATTCCGCTTGGCAGAGACGCTGGCAAGACTTGAAGTGCTCCTACGCTGAGGTTGATGATGGCGTGGTTTGACTGTTATTCTTTCCTCTTCCCTACGAATGGCTAATCAGCACCTTGGTCGCCGATCAAGTGATGGAGATTGACGACGATATCTCCGTGGGGCCGACCCGCTAGCTGCTAGGTCATAGAAATCTCGGGTGTTGTGCATcgtcgactggtggaaggagcagaacattgatGCCCATATCTTGCCTTTTGCAACCTTTGGACGAGTGGCTGTCACATGCTGCACGCCCTGTGTCCTAGGCTCGTGGTGTGGCGAGGCTCCCGACCGAGGCCCCTTGGGGGGTTAATGACTACTTGGATGTCGTCGTTCAGATGCTCTTGCTGGCTCGACTGTCGTTTCCTTCTTCTTTGGTGCCTGGACTTCTTTCATGTTAATGTATTTATTGGTCTTCTTTTGTAGATGACTAAAGTCCTTCGGCGACCGTcgaatgagcgaccggaagaactcCCCTTCGGTGAGTACTTGGGTGAAGGCGTTTACCAATACATCCGAAGAGACCGCCAGGATGTCCATTGCTACTTGATTGAAGCGCTGGATATAGACCCTCAGTACCTCTCGAGGCCCCTGCTTCAGCGAGAATAAATTCATGCTCGTCTTCTGGTGGCGGCGACTACTAGCGAAGTGATGCAGGAAAATCACTCAGAAGTCTTTGAAACTATGGATCGAGCTGTTCAGCAACCATttgaaccaccgttgcgccgattcAGATAGCGTGGTGAAGGAGACTTGGCACTTCACCCTATCCGTGTATTGGTGAAGTGTGGCTGCGTTATCAAATTTGGCCAAGTGATCGTCGGGGTTGGTCGCTCCATTATATTCCTCGATCATCAGTGGGGTGTAATACTTCTGCATATGGTCATTTAGAATTCCTTCCCAAAACTGCTGATTGACCTGCTCGGGAGAATCATCCTCTCTAGGCGTCTTCCCTTTCCTTGCGTCTCGAGTGAGTACCTCATCTGAGgatgatccccgatctctatctGCTCGGCCCCTCTCTTCTGCTGGACTCTATAACAGTGTCCTGGTTGAAGGGGACTGGTGCGTTAGGAGCTTCCCCATAGGTGACGATCAGCTTTTTGTTCATTCTGCTCGGTCTCCTCTCTCAGCCTGACGACTTGCTGCTGATGCTGCAGGCTCCTGTGCTTGGCATTTGGATAGTACCTGTTGGCACTAGGCTAACacctgttattgttgttgttgcacTATCCTCTCTGCTCGGGCTGTATCAATGTGTTGAGCTCTTCTTGCGTTAGCGTCACCGTTGTGAATCGTCCGACGTCTTCATCTTCTCGTTTGGATACAggttacgttcccacagacggtgctaaAATGTTCCTGTCTGAAAGCATGAAACTGGAAAGCCGGGGTTGTGGTGATTCTGTTAACTGGATGAAGACCTCGCTCCTCtctacaaaacaaaaccaaatcagAGAAGGAGTCCCTGGCGTTgctctccgacactcaagttagaaaCAAAAGAAGAGAAAGTATTAGGGACAAAGATTAATCTTGCCTTTCTTCACACCTATCATACTCTTTTATACCTATAATACCCTTCATATTcccctatttaatgatattaattgcagACAGAAGGCATATTTGTCTTGGTTTATCTGCATTCAATGATGGATGGAATGTTCTCAATTGTTTTCTCTTTCCCTTATTGAGtatccatctcttcctctttttATTATATCGGTTTATTATTCACTGTCAATAGCATACCTTGAGCTGGACGGATGGTCCGCTCGGCCCGATCTCTGGTTGATCGGGCTGACTAGACGCTGTTTCATCCAGACGATCGATCGGACAACAATTCCTCTGATCGGCCTATGTAGCcccccttatatatatatatatatatatatatatatatatatatatatatatatatatatttcaagtcgattaattttgaagatgaccaatttgacctcaaaattttttttatcaatcatcAGAGTAAATACACTGTAACAATCCTTCATTATCCATTGAAGGATTTAAGCATTGTATCATTAtctcaaaaaaatttctataaactCAGATCAATCATCTCAAAATTTAATCAGTTTGAATACTTTACCACGGCCCAATCGACTATAAATTCTATAGAGGGTGAAGCCCTTCGTACTAGTAACCCTCCCCACACTATTAAGAGTAATCATCCCACGTTAATAGGAgggagtaaataaaaaaaaactcaaagttACCCATAATTTTTCGGTCTTTAACGATATTCGACTCAATCAATCGTGTAATAATCAATTCGGCGGTCCACATGACTCTGATAACTATAAAGTGCTCATATggcaaatataaatttatataaaaaagatttgactaataaaatattaaaaaaattgttgATAAATATTGTTAATGGATATCCTAAAACTTCTCATTAATATTTGTTTTGTTTTGAATGCAAAAATCTTACGTGACAAAAGACGATTCGCTCGGAATACAAGGCGATTCGCTCGTAATTTGAGTAGATAACTGATCGACAAACgttttttttgatttatttgcAATAAAGAAGCACCGTAGAAGAAAGGCGCCGTTTCGTCGGCCCAAATCATCGAACAGAGAACACCCGAAACAATCGATCGGCGACATAAAAACCGCGTTGCGTTGGGTCGGCGGGCGGCACAGAACGCTGCCGCGAGCAAACCCTAGTTTACTTTTTCTCTCAGTGATTTGCCCATCGATAACGCGTTCTCGTACCGCTGCCGATCCGTCTGCCTGAGCTCTCTCGGTGATCGCCATCGGCGCGATGACGAGTCGTCGGGTGGGGATTAGCTGCAAGGTGTACCACGGGGATGTTTTCCTCGGAGATGCGGAAGCTTTTCCGACGACCAACAGTAGCGGCGGCAAGGTCCAACCCTTGCCTTTCCCCAGCGGCAACGAAATTCGCATCGATCACCTCTCGCCTCCCAGCGAGCGATGCCCTCCCCTCTCTGTCCTCCAAACCATCAACCCTTTCTTCGTCCGCTGCAAGATCCAAGCCAAGTCGATCGCTGAACATCCACTCCATCACCTCTACCTCTCCTGCTTCAACGAATTCAGGGTGCGTGCGTGCGTGTTTTCCCTTCTCACTCGTTGTTTTTGTTTGTGCTCTCTCGAGCCGATGATTTCTTTTGGTCATATTCGGCTTATTAAACTCCCATTGCCTACTTTTGCAGAGTGCCGTCGTGGTCAATGGTAACGAAGAGCTGCATCTGGTGGCAATGCCGAGCAAGGTGGAGAAGGTATCCTGCTTTTGGTGCTGTTCGGTTCAGGCCGGGTTATATGCATCCTGTTTGGGCATGCTCAACTTGCGGTGTCTTGCCATTGTATTTGATCTAGATGAGACGCTCATAGTTGCCAACACCATGAGGTCATTTGAGGATAGAATTGAGGCCCTCTCTCGAAAGATAGATGGTGAAAAAGACCCTATTAGGATTTCAGGAATGTCAGCTGAACTGAAGCGATATGTTGAGGACAAAGATCTCTTGAAGCAGTATATAGAGATGGATACTGTTACCGACAATCGGAGATCCATTACCGCTCAGAATGAGGAAGTTCCATCAATACCCGGTGTTCAGGAGAGAATTACTCGGCCTGTCATACGAATGCCTGAAAGGAACATTGTCTTGACTCGGATCAATCCTGAGGtttacttttgtgcattttcttgTTTTATAATAGCTGCGTTGCTCCTTTGTTTCTAGCTCGTTGAATCTTTCACAGTGATTTATCAAACTTTTAGAACAATGAAACAATATTATTATATTAGTGTGCCCCGTTTCCTGGAAGTTCTTTATTTTCCATACTGGTATATAGTACTTCAGATCAATTTAATTAATGTCATGGGAGTGGGTTGACCTTTATTTTCCATACTAATCACTAAGAACACCTACCTCATTGCATATGGATAATAGCCAGTCTTACAATGTTTCCAAGTTCTTTTCTCTACTCAGTATGATATATTTTCCCTAAAACAATTTCATTGATTGTGTGGATGTTTAACATTCTTTTTGTACTCTTTGATCCTTTTTGTTGATTGTCAGACATCATGGAGAATTATATACCTTTTGAGTTGCGAATTATGAATGTTGAGTCAAAATTTTTTTAGTACTTATAAATACTATTAAGGGGAAGTAGGATGTCTCCCTCTAGCTTGATGGTTTTTCCCCCTCTTTGTTCACATGTTTTTTCATTACTTGTAAATGTCATTTGATTTCTACATGTGCATGTGTTTTTTTCACATTCTTAGAATGTAGACTAGCATTGTAATTATCCAAAAGTCAATGCAGCCATTTTGTAACATAATTGATCAAATACTTCCTTTTACAGAACCGTGATACTAGTGTTTTTGTAAGGCTAAGGCCTGCATGGGAGGATCTAAGGAGCTACCTAACTGCAAAAGGACGACGAAGATTTGAAGTTTTTGTCTGTACAATGGCTGAAAGGGACTATGCTCTGGAGATCTGGAGGCTTCTTGATCCAGACTCTTATTTGATCAATGCAAAACAACTTATGGATCGCATAGTATGCGCAAAATCAGGCACGAATTCCTTGCAGATAaagataatgatgatgatgatggattcATATGTGATGATAGCATACAGAaacatattttccattcttgtttGTCAATCTCATACTTTACCTGCCTTTGCATTTGCATTTAGCAAATTTCTATATAGAAAGTTCTTCTACTGCTAGATTTTGTTTTTCTGATTAATTCTCTTTCATGCAAACTTTTTCTTTAATCAATAATCCAAAGCACAAAGTAGATGTCCAATTTTAATGTCACTAAAGATTAGAGtctcaattttgaaatttagtgcATGACAGGAATTTGGCCCCAAAATCAAATATTAATGCTGATTTACCCAAGTAAATTCTGTGATTTTGCACTATTCTCCAGCATTTAATTCAATATATGTGCGGTTTGAATATGTTATTCTCAACTTAATTGTCCTTATTCAAACAAATCATGCATTTGTTTATACTTGCTAGGTTCGAAGAAATCATTGCAACATGTTTTCCAGGATAAAGTGTGCCATCCTAGAATGGCTATGGTGATTGATGACCGATTGCAGGTTTGGGATGACAAGGATCAGCCTCGTGTTCATGTTGTCCCAGCATATACTCCATATTATGCTCCTCAAGCTGAGGTTTTTTGCTTATATCTTTCTTATTCTCTACGCTCACAGCAGAGTGTTCCCTATCTTATTTGCTAAACTCAATGCACAGTTGTTCCCTACACATGAAAAAATTTACATATTTACTACAAAATACTCTGTGCAGATGGCCAATGCAGTTCCAGTATTATGTGTTGCAAGAAATGTTGCATGCAATGTTCGAGGTGGCTTTTTCAAGTAAGTAAACGTGGTGAATTTGCTTTCTTTCCTTTTATCTGCTACACAAAACATAGGATACCAATTTCAGGTACTGGAAACTATTTAACCCCGCCATCATTTTTTGTTGTCAATGGCAGAGAATTTGATGAAAATCTTCTTCAGAAGATATTTGAACTGAATTATGAGAATGAGATAGTTGAGTTACCTGGTGCTCCTgatgtgagctactatttaatctctgaggtatttgtttctgaGTTTATTGTATTTTGCAGTAATAGATTGGGAGTTTTGCATACCTGATACTGGTTGTTGGATGGACTCTCAGGATGCTAATAACTTACAAAACAACAATAGAGAAGCTCCTATTGTTGAGGGAATGACTGGTTTGGAAACAGAACATAGATTGAATCAACCGGTACCTTATCTATTCTCTAACTTTTTTTGTC
This genomic stretch from Zingiber officinale cultivar Zhangliang chromosome 7A, Zo_v1.1, whole genome shotgun sequence harbors:
- the LOC122000692 gene encoding RNA polymerase II C-terminal domain phosphatase-like 2 isoform X1, whose product is MTSRRVGISCKVYHGDVFLGDAEAFPTTNSSGGKVQPLPFPSGNEIRIDHLSPPSERCPPLSVLQTINPFFVRCKIQAKSIAEHPLHHLYLSCFNEFRSAVVVNGNEELHLVAMPSKVEKVSCFWCCSVQAGLYASCLGMLNLRCLAIVFDLDETLIVANTMRSFEDRIEALSRKIDGEKDPIRISGMSAELKRYVEDKDLLKQYIEMDTVTDNRRSITAQNEEVPSIPGVQERITRPVIRMPERNIVLTRINPENRDTSVFVRLRPAWEDLRSYLTAKGRRRFEVFVCTMAERDYALEIWRLLDPDSYLINAKQLMDRIVCAKSGSKKSLQHVFQDKVCHPRMAMVIDDRLQVWDDKDQPRVHVVPAYTPYYAPQAEMANAVPVLCVARNVACNVRGGFFKEFDENLLQKIFELNYENEIVELPGAPDVSYYLISEDANNLQNNNREAPIVEGMTGLETEHRLNQPVKRIRMSSLNLHSILDTNKLTGPNFLDWFRNLRIVLKVEKIAYVLEGPLPTSLADDATSDQLLAYQKHMIDSELASCIMLASMSPELQKQHEHMDAYTIVYHLRELFDEQARIERFKVSKLLFGSKMQEGSSAVQFVLKMNGYIERLRSLGFAMDHELSIGLILHSLSNSYSQFVMNYRINQIESTIPELINMLKIVELSVKKESKVVMLFDSSKKGSKRKLKTEAKGKKKAKKGESTPKGSCHHCGEMGHWKRNCKIYLESLKKKTTSDAPSASGAKE
- the LOC122000692 gene encoding RNA polymerase II C-terminal domain phosphatase-like 2 isoform X2, with the protein product MTSRRVGISCKVYHGDVFLGDAEAFPTTNSSGGKVQPLPFPSGNEIRIDHLSPPSERCPPLSVLQTINPFFVRCKIQAKSIAEHPLHHLYLSCFNEFRSAVVVNGNEELHLVAMPSKVEKVSCFWCCSVQAGLYASCLGMLNLRCLAIVFDLDETLIVANTMRSFEDRIEALSRKIDGEKDPIRISGMSAELKRYVEDKDLLKQYIEMDTVTDNRRSITAQNEEVPSIPGVQERITRPVIRMPERNIVLTRINPENRDTSVFVRLRPAWEDLRSYLTAKGRRRFEVFVCTMAERDYALEIWRLLDPDSYLINAKQLMDRIVCAKSGSKKSLQHVFQDKVCHPRMAMVIDDRLQVWDDKDQPRVHVVPAYTPYYAPQAEMANAVPVLCVARNVACNVRGGFFKEFDENLLQKIFELNYENEIVELPGAPDVSYYLISEDANNLQNNNREAPIVEGMTGLETEHRLNQPAYPIDERQAKPQTQSNRSSTDDEMPVNIPSASNKKLNVEGQSNLLVSSVFVSVLQEIGRRCDSKIEFKFANGITKDLPHSVEVLFSSERIGTGMGRTVKEAQSQAAENALRNLERDYVSFIGPLTDGMGTDINKNLLGNENGFLKENCNSQDNSDKKEN